A section of the Harmonia axyridis chromosome 2, icHarAxyr1.1, whole genome shotgun sequence genome encodes:
- the LOC123672177 gene encoding ribonuclease Oy-like, giving the protein MKQNSSYIDLFLVVLLCHSGCCLPVEYGDFNFDYLLFDQHWPITECWHWKSLNTSNSCSLPQVQNAFFVHGLWPSQSGTKGPNNCSNQPKFDRKALDPILSRLKQRWANIHGGTDDYSFWSHEWKKHGTCAQVLEPFNSELKYFKGSLDLNALYDVYGALAEYGIKPATQSYAVDDVLNAVMKKFGKAPQIYCLISKGQVLLHSVRLCFDRNIKLIDCSSVGVSAKNCGGKKTLQYLNKITVD; this is encoded by the coding sequence ATGAAGCAAAACAGTTCTTATATCGATTTATTTTTAGTGGTGCTTTTGTGCCATTCCGGCTGTTGTTTACCGGTAGAATATGGAGATTTCAATTTCGACTATCTGCTATTCGATCAACACTGGCCAATCACCGAGTGTTGGCACTGGAAAAGTCTGAATACTTCAAACTCCTGTTCATTACCCCAAGTTCAAAACGCCTTCTTTGTGCATGGATTGTGGCCTTCACAAAGTGGTACCAAAGGTCCGAATAATTGCAGCAATCAGCCCAAATTCGATCGCAAAGCGTTGGACCCCATTCTCAGCAGATTGAAACAAAGGTGGGCGAATATACATGGAGGAACAGATGACTATAGTTTTTGGTCTCACGAATGGAAGAAACATGGAACTTGCGCCCAAGTGTTGGAACCTTTCAACAGTGAATTGAAGTATTTTAAAGGATCCTTGGATCTGAATGCTCTCTATGACGTTTATGGTGCTTTAGCTGAATATGGGATCAAACCTGCAACCCAGTCGTATGCTGTGGACGATGTACTTAACGCTGTCATGAAGAAATTTGGAAAAGCTCCTCAGATTTATTGCCTGATTAGTAAAGGTCAAGTTTTATTGCATTCAGTCAGGCTGTGTTTCGATAGGAATATCAAACTCATCGACTGTTCATCTGTTGGTGTGAGTGCCAAGAATTGTGGTGGAAAAAAGACTCTACAGTACTTGAACAAAATTACCGTGGACTAG
- the LOC123672886 gene encoding protein turtle homolog A isoform X3: protein MYIEREPILYLLLFLISIKCAEIKQYYVDRGKNLTLRCPYYQSDVMWVREGREDRQSNRSTVLTNGSLFLKTVDKDDSGLYSCSRENVVTDEKTLINVTVRTPPPALANVKVVPSTILAVIVWEVNGTGGYPIMNFTAQFRLADTDNKWIPIPPNHITPSSRQIDVYGLQPNTSYEFKVWATNQLGRGEVTQIVSTTKGYYSEEGADEFDTRAWAVAVGIVMGTLILLGLGTCFLLYQECRMPSVVAEEQEIIELVPNIILNPVFDGNPNEPIQADENCNSENPIRLNNNTVVQPRHT, encoded by the exons ATGTATATTGAACGAGAACCAATTTTATATCTTCTTCTATTTTTAATATCGATTAAAT GTGCAGAAATCAAACAGTACTATGTAGATAGGGGAAAAAATTTAACATTAAGATGCCCTTATTATCAATCAGATGTGATGTGGGTAAGGGAGGGTCGAGAGGACCGACAAAGCAACCGTTCAACTGTTTTGACAAATGGATCTTTGTTTTTGAAAACAGTTGATAAAGACGATAGTGGTTTGTATTCATGCTCCCGGGAAAATGTTGTAACGGATGAAAAGACCCTTATAAATGTAACTGTTAGAA CACCACCTCCTGCTTTGGCAAATGTAAAAGTAGTTCCTAGTACCATATTAGCTGTTATAGTATGGGAAGTCAATGGTACAGGTGGATACCCCATTATGAACTTCACTGCACAATTCCGTTTAGCTGATACAGACAATAAATGGATCCCTATACCTCCCAACCACATCACTCCAAGTTCG CGTCAAATTGACGTGTATGGTCTACAGCCCAACACTTCTTATGAATTCAAAGTGTGGGCTACTAATCAATTAGGAAGAGGTGAGGTAACGCAGATTGTATCTACCACAAAAGGATATTATTCAGAGGAAG GTGCTGATGAATTTGATACCAGAGCTTGGGCAGTTGCAGTGGGAATAGTAATGGGGACATTGATTTTGCTGGGACTTGGAACCTGCTTTCTACTTTACCAAGAATGCCGGATGCCAAGTG TGGTTGCAGAAGAACAAGAAATTATTGAGCTGGTTCCCAATATTATTCTCAATCCAGTTTTTGATGGAAACCCAAATGAGCCAATTCAAGCAGATGAAAATTGCAACAGTGAAAATCCAATTCGTCTTAATAACAATACAGTAGTTCAACCAAGACATACATAA
- the LOC123672886 gene encoding protein turtle homolog A isoform X1, translating into MYIEREPILYLLLFLISIKCAEIKQYYVDRGKNLTLRCPYYQSDVMWVREGREDRQSNRSTVLTNGSLFLKTVDKDDSGLYSCSRENVVTDEKTLINVTVRTPPPALANVKVVPSTILAVIVWEVNGTGGYPIMNFTAQFRLADTDNKWIPIPPNHITPSSRQIDVYGLQPNTSYEFKVWATNQLGRGEVTQIVSTTKGYYSEEELARQLLAGADEFDTRAWAVAVGIVMGTLILLGLGTCFLLYQECRMPSVVAEEQEIIELVPNIILNPVFDGNPNEPIQADENCNSENPIRLNNNTVVQPRHT; encoded by the exons ATGTATATTGAACGAGAACCAATTTTATATCTTCTTCTATTTTTAATATCGATTAAAT GTGCAGAAATCAAACAGTACTATGTAGATAGGGGAAAAAATTTAACATTAAGATGCCCTTATTATCAATCAGATGTGATGTGGGTAAGGGAGGGTCGAGAGGACCGACAAAGCAACCGTTCAACTGTTTTGACAAATGGATCTTTGTTTTTGAAAACAGTTGATAAAGACGATAGTGGTTTGTATTCATGCTCCCGGGAAAATGTTGTAACGGATGAAAAGACCCTTATAAATGTAACTGTTAGAA CACCACCTCCTGCTTTGGCAAATGTAAAAGTAGTTCCTAGTACCATATTAGCTGTTATAGTATGGGAAGTCAATGGTACAGGTGGATACCCCATTATGAACTTCACTGCACAATTCCGTTTAGCTGATACAGACAATAAATGGATCCCTATACCTCCCAACCACATCACTCCAAGTTCG CGTCAAATTGACGTGTATGGTCTACAGCCCAACACTTCTTATGAATTCAAAGTGTGGGCTACTAATCAATTAGGAAGAGGTGAGGTAACGCAGATTGTATCTACCACAAAAGGATATTATTCAGAGGAAG AATTAGCTCGACAATTGTTAGCAGGTGCTGATGAATTTGATACCAGAGCTTGGGCAGTTGCAGTGGGAATAGTAATGGGGACATTGATTTTGCTGGGACTTGGAACCTGCTTTCTACTTTACCAAGAATGCCGGATGCCAAGTG TGGTTGCAGAAGAACAAGAAATTATTGAGCTGGTTCCCAATATTATTCTCAATCCAGTTTTTGATGGAAACCCAAATGAGCCAATTCAAGCAGATGAAAATTGCAACAGTGAAAATCCAATTCGTCTTAATAACAATACAGTAGTTCAACCAAGACATACATAA
- the LOC123672886 gene encoding protein turtle homolog A isoform X2 — protein sequence MYIEREPILYLLLFLISIKCAEIKQYYVDRGKNLTLRCPYYQSDVMWVREGREDRQSNRSTVLTNGSLFLKTVDKDDSGLYSCSRENVVTDEKTLINVTVRTPPPALANVKVVPSTILAVIVWEVNGTGGYPIMNFTAQFRLADTDNKWIPIPPNHITPSSRQIDVYGLQPNTSYEFKVWATNQLGRGEVTQIVSTTKGYYSEEAGADEFDTRAWAVAVGIVMGTLILLGLGTCFLLYQECRMPSVVAEEQEIIELVPNIILNPVFDGNPNEPIQADENCNSENPIRLNNNTVVQPRHT from the exons ATGTATATTGAACGAGAACCAATTTTATATCTTCTTCTATTTTTAATATCGATTAAAT GTGCAGAAATCAAACAGTACTATGTAGATAGGGGAAAAAATTTAACATTAAGATGCCCTTATTATCAATCAGATGTGATGTGGGTAAGGGAGGGTCGAGAGGACCGACAAAGCAACCGTTCAACTGTTTTGACAAATGGATCTTTGTTTTTGAAAACAGTTGATAAAGACGATAGTGGTTTGTATTCATGCTCCCGGGAAAATGTTGTAACGGATGAAAAGACCCTTATAAATGTAACTGTTAGAA CACCACCTCCTGCTTTGGCAAATGTAAAAGTAGTTCCTAGTACCATATTAGCTGTTATAGTATGGGAAGTCAATGGTACAGGTGGATACCCCATTATGAACTTCACTGCACAATTCCGTTTAGCTGATACAGACAATAAATGGATCCCTATACCTCCCAACCACATCACTCCAAGTTCG CGTCAAATTGACGTGTATGGTCTACAGCCCAACACTTCTTATGAATTCAAAGTGTGGGCTACTAATCAATTAGGAAGAGGTGAGGTAACGCAGATTGTATCTACCACAAAAGGATATTATTCAGAGGAAG CAGGTGCTGATGAATTTGATACCAGAGCTTGGGCAGTTGCAGTGGGAATAGTAATGGGGACATTGATTTTGCTGGGACTTGGAACCTGCTTTCTACTTTACCAAGAATGCCGGATGCCAAGTG TGGTTGCAGAAGAACAAGAAATTATTGAGCTGGTTCCCAATATTATTCTCAATCCAGTTTTTGATGGAAACCCAAATGAGCCAATTCAAGCAGATGAAAATTGCAACAGTGAAAATCCAATTCGTCTTAATAACAATACAGTAGTTCAACCAAGACATACATAA